Proteins encoded together in one Microbacterium oxydans window:
- the fliE gene encoding flagellar hook-basal body complex protein FliE: MDPLAGIEGISSSFTLTPPTAPAKATDDTAFANSVTGAIDELRSLQSDSDALKVAAVTGDLDDIHSAMIASSRAAVTLELVAAVRNKGVDAFNEIMRMQA, translated from the coding sequence ATGGACCCTCTCGCCGGCATCGAGGGCATCTCCTCCTCGTTCACGCTCACCCCGCCGACCGCCCCCGCGAAGGCGACGGACGACACCGCCTTCGCGAACAGCGTGACGGGCGCGATCGACGAGCTGCGGTCGCTGCAGTCCGACTCCGACGCGCTCAAGGTGGCCGCCGTCACCGGCGATCTCGATGACATCCACTCGGCCATGATCGCCTCGTCCCGTGCGGCGGTCACGCTCGAGCTCGTCGCCGCCGTGCGCAACAAGGGCGTCGACGCGTTCAACGAGATCATGCGGATGCAAGCCTGA
- a CDS encoding flagellar basal body rod protein FlgC: protein MTFDAIGIASTGLTVHRKWLDAISDNIANINTATATNGTAFRARYILAQTSDQSPGVYVAGTVQGSAQGRLVHQPDHPLADADGYVRYPDIDLGDQMSQLILAQRGYQASAGIVDRARNAYESALQIGRS, encoded by the coding sequence ATGACCTTCGACGCGATCGGCATCGCCAGCACCGGCCTGACCGTGCACCGCAAGTGGCTCGACGCCATCAGCGACAACATCGCGAACATCAACACCGCGACCGCCACCAACGGCACGGCGTTCCGCGCGCGTTACATCCTCGCCCAGACGAGCGACCAGTCGCCGGGCGTCTACGTGGCCGGCACCGTGCAGGGCAGCGCGCAGGGCCGCCTCGTGCACCAGCCCGACCACCCGCTCGCCGACGCCGACGGCTACGTGCGCTACCCCGACATCGACCTCGGCGATCAGATGAGCCAGCTCATCCTCGCCCAGCGCGGCTACCAGGCCAGCGCCGGGATCGTCGACCGTGCTCGCAACGCCTACGAATCCGCCCTCCAGATCGGACGCAGCTGA
- the flgB gene encoding flagellar basal body rod protein FlgB, whose amino-acid sequence MFDSVTITALTSALDGLALRQRAIADNIANINTPNYHAKRVQFEEALARSVDAGDGRVGATVGTSLEPTRLNGNNVNLDTETLSSIDTMLRYQFATQAVNGSFASMRAAMRTS is encoded by the coding sequence GTGTTCGACTCTGTGACCATCACCGCACTGACGAGTGCGCTCGACGGCCTCGCGCTGCGCCAGCGGGCCATCGCGGACAACATCGCCAACATCAACACCCCGAACTACCACGCCAAGCGGGTGCAGTTCGAGGAGGCTCTCGCGCGGTCGGTCGATGCGGGCGACGGCCGGGTCGGCGCCACGGTCGGCACCTCTCTCGAGCCGACGCGACTGAACGGCAACAACGTCAACCTCGACACCGAGACCCTGTCCAGCATCGACACGATGCTGCGCTACCAGTTCGCGACGCAGGCCGTGAACGGCTCGTTCGCGTCGATGCGCGCAGCGATGAGGACCTCATGA
- the fliS gene encoding flagellar export chaperone FliS, protein MNAALRAQQRYREDAVLSAPPERLVTMLYDRLLLDIERGETAQRAEDWTEANAQLQHAQAIVSELSSSLTDEWNGSAGLRSLYLFLSQTLIGANIGRDPERTHACHEIVAPLRAAWHEAARTVAEARA, encoded by the coding sequence ATGAACGCCGCCCTCCGTGCCCAGCAGCGCTACCGCGAGGACGCCGTGCTGTCGGCGCCGCCGGAGCGTCTCGTCACGATGCTCTACGACCGCCTCCTGCTCGACATCGAGCGCGGCGAGACGGCCCAGCGCGCCGAGGACTGGACGGAGGCGAACGCCCAGCTCCAGCACGCCCAGGCCATCGTCTCGGAGCTGTCGTCGTCGCTGACCGACGAGTGGAACGGCAGCGCCGGACTGCGGTCGCTGTACCTCTTCCTCTCGCAGACGCTCATCGGCGCGAACATCGGTCGTGACCCGGAGCGCACGCACGCCTGCCACGAGATCGTCGCCCCGCTGCGCGCCGCCTGGCACGAGGCCGCGCGCACCGTCGCGGAGGCCAGGGCGTGA
- the fliD gene encoding flagellar filament capping protein FliD, with translation MSLSLDGLVSGLKTTEVIKALMEVHAIPRSLLKAKMDDKNGIVSQLQTLNTALQNLGTAAEKAASRDGLARFTTSSSSPTVTVATRTGATALAADIVVDRIAKNHTIVSAASNGWPDDPPVITLENAKGERLQVTADSASMQDVAQAINESGFGIVAAAVPAGRDADGNVMHRLQLRAADSGEAGQFRAYRGDTAAVAAGTATDISTAAGAAVIAVGTDAQVRLWAGTSAEQVLTSSSNTFTDLFDGVDVTVSAASADPVTIGVTVDTAARTKASAEFVAAIKDILTRIDNGSKATVAANPGEKTKLGVFTGDSAVRGLRNALADAVQHPVDGVSPSSIGISSDMYGVLSFDEEKFAEALAKDPDAVAGLFSDIASRVQETTKVYSDKYDGLLTSRITGQESEVKSLGEQMERWDVRLAQRKTSLERTYARLEVMLSQLQSQSSYLTSQIAALPGSSSGSGK, from the coding sequence ATGTCCCTCTCGCTCGACGGCCTCGTCTCCGGCCTGAAGACCACGGAGGTCATCAAGGCCCTGATGGAGGTGCACGCCATCCCCCGCTCGCTGCTCAAGGCGAAGATGGATGACAAGAACGGCATCGTCAGCCAGCTGCAGACGCTGAACACCGCCCTCCAGAACCTCGGCACCGCGGCCGAGAAGGCCGCGTCCCGGGACGGGCTCGCCCGCTTCACGACGTCCTCGTCGTCACCGACGGTCACGGTCGCCACGCGCACGGGCGCCACCGCCCTCGCGGCCGACATCGTCGTCGACCGCATCGCGAAGAACCACACCATCGTCTCCGCCGCCTCGAACGGCTGGCCGGACGACCCGCCCGTGATCACGCTCGAGAACGCGAAGGGCGAGCGCCTGCAGGTCACCGCCGACTCCGCCTCGATGCAGGACGTGGCACAGGCCATCAACGAATCCGGCTTCGGCATCGTCGCCGCCGCCGTCCCCGCCGGACGCGACGCCGACGGCAACGTCATGCACCGCCTGCAGCTGCGCGCGGCGGACTCCGGGGAAGCCGGACAGTTCCGCGCCTACCGCGGGGACACCGCCGCCGTCGCCGCCGGCACGGCGACCGACATCTCCACCGCCGCAGGAGCCGCCGTCATCGCCGTCGGCACCGACGCCCAGGTACGGCTCTGGGCGGGCACCAGCGCCGAGCAGGTGCTGACGTCGTCGAGCAACACCTTCACCGACCTGTTCGACGGCGTCGACGTGACCGTCTCGGCTGCATCCGCCGATCCCGTCACGATCGGCGTGACCGTCGACACGGCCGCCCGCACCAAGGCCTCCGCCGAGTTCGTCGCCGCGATCAAGGACATCCTGACCCGCATCGACAACGGCTCGAAGGCGACGGTCGCCGCGAACCCGGGCGAGAAGACGAAGCTCGGCGTGTTCACCGGCGACAGCGCCGTCCGCGGGCTGCGCAACGCCCTCGCCGACGCCGTGCAGCACCCCGTGGACGGCGTCTCCCCCTCCTCCATCGGCATCTCGTCCGACATGTACGGCGTGCTGAGCTTCGACGAGGAGAAGTTCGCGGAGGCGCTCGCGAAGGATCCCGATGCCGTCGCCGGCCTCTTCTCCGACATCGCCTCGCGCGTGCAGGAGACCACCAAGGTCTACTCCGACAAGTACGACGGCCTGCTGACCTCGCGCATCACCGGCCAGGAGAGCGAGGTGAAGAGCCTCGGCGAGCAGATGGAGCGCTGGGACGTGCGTCTCGCCCAGCGCAAGACCTCGCTGGAGCGGACCTACGCGCGCCTCGAGGTCATGCTGTCGCAGCTGCAGTCGCAGTCCTCGTACCTCACCTCGCAGATCGCCGCCCTGCCGGGCTCGAGCTCGGGGTCGGGGAAGTGA